The nucleotide sequence aggaCAAATATTAAACATATATACATAGTGGTAAGGTTTGCttggtaacttttttttttagtaaaccTATTTGGAGTTTGAGGCTTTCTCAAACATCCTCTCAACTCCGTTGTCTGACCTTACGCACATATTAATAAGTGTCTGAAAGTTCATTTCCTCCCTTTACCACTGGATCTGCCCTGATCTGATTCACTTCACTAGGCGCTAGTCCTCAACACTTTAAATAACAAGCAGCTCAAcacataaacaaacaaacaaaaaatttaaaaaaccaaacaaaaaaaaaaaagaaagaaaagagaaaagctccGTGCCCGTATCTTTTTAACAATTGttggaaaaccaggaaaaaggCTAATGCATATGCCTCTTAGAAATCATCATCTGTCTTaccaagaagaaagaaagaaagaaagcaataaagaaagggagaaagaaagaaggaaagaaaacccagtgtcacaggcattttaaaagacaatgaGAAACATATTCTAAAGCCTTAGCTACTGAATGCAATATTTATAGGAGAGTTCTGCGAGAGAATGCTTCACTGTTTTTTCTCCATAATTGTCCAACACTCAACTAAGTAAACTTTTAGATTATAAAAATGCTTTGTCTCTATAGCACCCGTTTGTGCTGACTAAATGATCCCTTTATGAATTTATAACTATCATAAAGTTCCTCTAATGTATATGCatagctgtgtgtgtgcataagTACACAAACACGCACGCAGACACACGCACATACATGCGCTGCTCCGAGGTCCCactcctctgcttcccttcagagctttttgttttcctttttttttccattttttttcctttttgtccccgtgggtttttctctttttttattttggaaagttAACCATTTCTCATCAAGATAATGTCACGAAATGCACTTTAAAACTATTAGCGAAGGGGGGGGGTGGGAAACACGGAttgaaaaatggcattttttcccACTTCATTTCATTCCCAGTGAAAGACACAAGGCTGCCCAAGTTAAAACTGGTCCTTTCCTTCAATAAATTATACCACAATCTGACCAAAGGACAAGGGGaggatgggaagggagaggggctggatacaaatagaaaataaaataaatatggaaagtaaagtgaaaagaaatgcaCACGGTCTCTGTGGAGAGGAGGGGCAGCGTGTGTTTACAGGCAGGTGTAAGCACCCGACCCCCACCTCgggcccagcagctcctcagactctccctggctctgccttgaCATAAAACTGCTCAATAAAAGAAAGTTTAGAGGCTGATATCGGCCCGGGAGGCGAGACCGGGGATGCCAAAGGCACGCaggggggggaggaggggaaggaaagggcgCTGAGGGGGCGGTGGTGGGGGAGCTAAAtaattccttttccccctcaagGAAATGCCACTTTCTCTGGGAAAAGTCTGGAAACATTCCTTCTCCGCCTTCCCCACACCAGGCCTTGCTTGCCCGCACTGACACGGTCTGGAAGGGttgcacatatttttttcctccccctttgGTTGCACCTCGACCCCCGGACACACTGCCTGAAAATGAAGTTTACTTTGTTGATTTGCATTATTCTCCCTTCTCCAAACTCTCCTGCCATTGAAGGCATGTATTAAACAATTACGAGAGTCACATCTCTGGAGAATGGAAGCTGGAGGTGCATCTATATGTGTATATAGAAAgattatatatatgtgtatatatgtatgtctATGCACGCATGCACatgtatacatacacacacatatactACTTCTTTTTGCTAtggtaaaaggagaaaataagcaTTACACGTATTTAAGAATACTTGTTTATAACAAAAGTTCACATATACACATAAAGCAAAGGCTAAAACACAGTAACATATTGTAGACCGGTCACTGGTTGACTAACGCTCACTGTGGAAAATGCAAGTCATTTGCAAAATTAAGGTCggaaaggaagggggaaaaaagaaaaaaataaacattttgtttaTGTAAACTTCGATTTTCTTGCAGTGCAAATTGGTACGGTTAAATACTGTCTACATCAAAAGGGATAGCTTTTCagttctcttccttttttttttcctcttttttttttttttttaacatatattCATACAGGGGatccacagaaaataaacacagcagcatGTGCCAACACCGAGCGACATTCCACAATGCAATCTGCCTTTGTGTGGCGGGAGGGGGCTGCGGAGGGGACCCGAGGTGGCTATGCCCCCCTTTCTCCTCCGCCCCCTCCCCGGCAGGGCAGCGCCGTCTGTTTTGGCCAGCGAGTGAGGGAGTTTTGTGCGAATCGCTTCGCCCTGCGCCTGCCCTGCCGGTGCCTGCCGCTGCCCGGCCGGTGCCTGCCGCTGCCCTGCCGGTGCCCGCCTGCCTGCCCGTGCGCGGTACCCACTCCACTCCCGTGCACGGGCACTCGCCTGGAAAGGTCAAAATACAGCATCACACCTCCTACAGTCTAAGGGACCGTGTGGTGCAGGTGCTttgtctgtctatctatctgtctgtccTCTGTGATTCGCGCTCGCCCTCTCGCTCGCTcgctttttgttttcttttaattttttcgcgtttgtttctttttttgattttttgtcttttttttttaaagataggagaaaataaaattaaaaaaaaagaaaaaaaaaaagaaaaaaaaaggacaatcaAAAGttgggggaaggagaggaggaggaggaggaggaggaggaggaggagaggaggaggaggaggggccGGGCGCCCCCGCCGCGAGTTCACTGCACGGGGGTCTGCACCCCGTGGTGCGGCGGCGTGTCCCTGCTGGCCCCGTACACGTCCTCGGCGCCCGGCAGCGTCCCTCCCGGGGGAGTCATGCGCTTCTCTTTCTGTCTCCTGTTACAAAACCACACTCTCAccacctccttctccagctgtaGGCTGTCCGCGAGCGAGGTGATCTCCTGGGCAGAGGGCTTGGGGCACTTGAGGAAGTGGCTCTCCAGCGCGCCCTTGACGCTCACCTCGATGGTGCACCAGGTGCGGCGCCCGCCCCGGCGGCGGGtgctgcggcggcggcggcagctcGTCGCCGCGCCCGCCCGCCTGCACCACCGCCGGCTTGATGTCGGGCTGGCCCAGCGCGCCCGCCGACCAGGGCgcctcgccgccgccgccgccgccgccgcccccgccgccgccgccgccgccgccaccgccgggGCCGCCGTGGGACAGCGCCGCGATCCACTGGTGAGCGTGGCTCAGCGGGTGCCCGTTGCTCTGCAGCGCGTAGTCCGCCTGCACCAGGGCGCCGGCGTCGCGGTAGCCGCCGCCGGGCTGCATGCCGCCGGGCGGCTCGGCGTGCACCATGGGGGAGCCGGAGGCGAGCAGGCTGTAGTGGTTGGAGGCTGCGGTCGCCATGACTCGCCGAGCCGCACTGATCGCGCCGGTTAAAGGCGCCGCGCATTTGACAGCTACTTTTTCGCCTCGGGCGCCGCGCGGCGCCCGCGCCCCCCCGGCCCGCGCGGCGGGGCCCACTGCGAAGGCAcgcgcggccgccccgccccgccgccgcaCGCCATTGGCTCCCCGCGCCCTGACGGACGCCGGCGATCCCGGCgaccgccgccgccgccgcccgccaTTGGCGCGCCCCGCcggccgcgccccgccccggccccgcccccgaCACGCCCCCGCTCCAACCCAACTCCGAGGGGGAACGGGGCGCGGgggagcggcggccgcggggcggggggagcgcaggggagggcaggggctcgccgccgctgccgccggccccgccccggcccgccctGCACCGCACCGCCGGCGGGAGGATGCTGCCGCTGCCCGGGCGCCCGCCGGCTCCTGTTGCTCGCGCCTCGACGCGCGTCTCTGCGCGGAGCGCGGCCGCGCCGCCCCGGAGCGGGAGCTGCGGGCTGGGGGGTTGCTCGCCCTCCAGCCCCCAACTTTCTGAGCGCCACCTCGCAGCCAGCCCCGCCGGAGCGGCCCGGGAGCGCCGCGCCCACGGGGGCGGGGAGCGGCCCTGCCCGCTCgccggccctgccctgctcccggCACCCGGTGGTCGCCGGGGCGCACCACTCCTCCGGGGATGTCGGGGCTTCGCACCTCGGCGCTGCGGAGCTGGTTTTGTTCCGCTTGTCCCGTCCCGTGGGGACGGGGTGCCTGAGGGACCGCCTCAGCGGCGCTGGCCACTCTGCATGGATGCGGAAGATGGGCACGAGAGGGTggtggaaaatggaaaaacaaatagggaaaaaaaagggggatagggaaaagaaaagaagttgcGGCCcggacaggaaggaaggagaccCTGGAGCTGGATTCGGATTTCCTAGGAATGAGCAGCGCCAGGCTGGCCGACGCGAAAAGAGTTCGCTGCCCATTTTTGAGCTGAAAGCCGTAGCTTTGTCTCGAAAATAAACTGCTCACGGGGGTAGGTGCGCGTCGCAGGCTCCCACTATCTTCATCGAAATAACACAATAGGGCGGACCGGGGAATTTATTACTACTAACAAGAAACAGCTTTCTTCTGCGAGTTGTTTATAAATCATCGTGTTTAACGTGAGCGCTGGAAAGGCTCCTTGCCTGGAAATATTCCTCTGCGTGGGGGGGTGGAGCAGAGGGGGGGATGGGCTCCTGCACATAAACATAtacacagcagcagcataaaCAGGATATCCAGTGCCCTGAGACAAGGGGCGCAGCAGGAGTTACCTCGTTTCGTTAGTTTAGCGGCGTATCAAGAGCTCCTTCTGCcgggggatggggaggggagggagggaggaggaggaggaggaggatagGAGGAGGGGGGCGCAAACTTTGTCCATGAAAGAGTGGAGATTCTTCCtaaggtttggggttttttttttcctttcttcgAGGTGCAGGCGAAGGAAAGAACAATACTGCCTTTTCTGCGAGGGTTGCGGAGAGGGAAGTCAGTGTCTCTGAAGTGAAGCTGTGCCTTTTGTTTCCCGTGTGTAAACAACTGGGCACCCAGGAATTTTATAATTTGATGCTCATTTTCTCGTCTCTCTCCTCCCAATTAGGTGTAGACCAGTGAgttgaaacaaaacaacaggGCAAGTCCGCAGCAGGCATCTGCCAAGGCATCGCGGGGACCGTCCTGGGAGAGCCGCCCCACTCTCCGAGCCCGGACCAGCCCTCCCGCCCCCCTCCTGGGGCCGCCGAAGCTCCGCCGGGGGCGGCTTTCCCGCCAGCCCGCCTCCAGCTCCGCTGTCAAAAGTTCTTGCGTGGAAGAGACACGAGGGGCCAAGCCACGCGTCATTTTCAGAGCGAGGTTTCCACGCGGGCGCCTCCAGCGTGTGGTGCTCGCCGAGCACGGACCTACCCCGGTGGTCGCCCGAGGCACCTCCCTTGTGCCCCGGCCCCACGGCGTGTGCCCGCCCCACGGACAGCTGGTCCCCGTGGAGTGCCGAAAGCACCGCGCTCCCCGCGTCTCGCCGCCACCAGGAGACGGGACACGGGGTCAACGAGATTCAAACAACACTTTTCTGGGGGGGAACCACCCCCGGGGCTTACCCCAATCGTGCGTTTCCTGTCCTCCCTCCCCGGCCCTCTCTGTCCCGCCCGGCCCTTGGGCAGGTGCTGCCTACTACGGTCACCGTTCTGCGTgccgctccccccgccgccccAGCAGCGTATCTCACGGGCTAACGGTAATCACAGTTATCGAAGATGCACCGCGGCCTTAGGAGGCGGACAAAACCCGCTGTCCCCGGCAGAGCCCCCCGCCgtccctcctgccccctccccgGCGGAGCGCACGCCTACGGAGGCGCAGCTGGGAGCAGCGAGGAGCGCGGCCGGTGCATTCAGAGCCGCCGCAGACTCCACCTCCTCGTCCTCCCCATCATTGTTAGCCCTGTCATTAATACCGCTCCTTAAGCATCCTCCGCTCCCATCTCCCCCCGTGGAGAGGAGCGCCGGGGAGCGGGGAGCGAGCGCCCGACCGCCGGTCTTGTCGCCTCGCCGCTGCCCGCTGCGGGCTCCGGCTCTGGTCGCCGCTCAGGTCCGGGCCGCTAGGGATGTAAAAGAGACAGTCATGTGGCCCCTTTCTGGCGGAGCTGACCCCGCGGGATTAGAGGTCTCACcagcctttctttccttttctctgctcgCATAAAAGCAGGTTGAAGGTGATGCGGTGTCTTGGGCAGACACTGCAGTGTTTTGATTCAGCTCAGCCCTTTTCACTGTTCAAAGCAGCTGTTCAAATACTAGGGCTGCTTACTTTGACGTGAAGAAGATTTTCAAACAACCCCAAAAGCTTTGAACTGACAGGCCTCCTTGATATCTCCTTCATTGCAGTGCAGCTACTCGAGAATATTCGCTATAAAATACATAGAGCGCCACTTAACTGGAGCTGAGTCCTGGCTGGGAGGCGAGGTGCTGCATACACATCAGGTGCATCCAGAAGGACGCGGGCGGGTTATGGGAGTCCTCTGGCCGCCCCTCTCCGgccccccccagctccccacctGGGGGTTCCCGGCCCGCCACCCGCCCCCAGCTGCCGCGGCGGGCTCCGGCTGACGAGATGTTGGACTCCCTGGTGTTTCAACTCCGTGCGTGCCGGAGAGAAAGCTGAAtttccagcagcaaaacaagAGCACGGCTCGTTCCTAGCGAGCCTCGGCTTCCAGCCGCCGCTCGTCAGCCTGCCCGGCTCGGGGGGCTGGGGGAACGCTCCCCAAAGGCGCGCTCCTCTGTGCGTTTGGATGCGTGCGGCTGTAGGGTGGGGAATACGTATTTGCATATGCCTGTTGTGTTTAGAggtgaaaagctttttttttttttttttaaactctgctcTCCAAACCTTGAGATAGACTCACGcagctgaaaggaaaggaggagggggagaaatCCCCGCGCCTCCTTTCCGCGTCTCTATTATCTACCCATTAGATGTTGTTTTAGGAGGAAATGCTCCAGGAGTGCAAAGACGTGGAGAGTCGCTCAGAGAATTGCTGGGTGCAATAAACGTGAGACTCCTGGTGCTCGCTTTAAAGGCCAACTTGGAAGATTTGTGCTTATTGCTGGGGCGCATTTAATGCACCTTTTGTGAGATGGGATTGTTTTGAtctctgcttcctttttaaCCTTTCTCTATGAGGTATTCAAGCCTGTGCTTTCGTGTGGCTCTTTCCAGCGTTGCTCCGAGGAGTCTGATTCGGCGGGGAGACCCAAGACATGAATGAAACTTCAACTTTAAGGGCCTGCGGAGAGACAAAACTGAGGCCGGGGCTTCACAAgtgattgctttaaaaaaatccaatctACACAAAGAGGCAGCTGGCTGCTTTAATGAAAACTGCTTAAAGCGGCAAGAACCGCAGCCTCAGGGATGTATTTATAAGATGACTCAAAAGCTACACTTTCAAGTTGCTTCTCCTCCGGGTAGATATAACAAACACATTTAACTAAGAAATCTAAACAAAAAGGACAGAAATTGATAACTTTGATTGCACAAGCTCACATTACCCATTGAAATTAAAATCCTCTATCTAAATAGATTTCTCCACCTAtctctagagaaaaaaaaatccctccctccctgcgTATATAGATATACACATGTGTACATATAATATCATGTACGTTTTTGCCCTGCTAGAATACTGATTATCCCAGAAGACAGAACGTGGAAAGGTGtagaattataaaaaaaaaaagttcctgtAAAGTTTGTATTAATGTTCATTTCCATCATTCCCCTCAACTCTATTCTTCCGGCCACTTCATTCATCTGAGAATCTGCTATTTTATCTGCATCAGTGTTTAAACTAGTGGGATATAATGTTCTAAGTTcagtatttgaaattaaattatttgaattcaCGGATATTAATCTTTTCCCTTCATCCTCCAGTTCTGAATCTTGTCATTAAAAATGATCCACCCTTTGTAGTCCGCAAGTGAATATTTTATAGACAGATACCGCTATGAAGACTTCTAACGCAACGTCAACCAGTCAGACTTAGCTGTTGCAGGGATTACTTTGAGTAATTTATCAAAGGCAGGCTGCTAAATTTTGAGTGGTGAATATGAGGccttgggggaaaaagaagcagaagcaaaaggaaaaaaaaaagacgaATTCCATCAGTCTACAAGATAAATTCTGGTTGGAGTTAATACAGCTTGTTTATTGAATTCTTGGAGACAGACCCAGATGCGATTGGTGCAAGGGAGTTCGCAATTTAGTGTTCAAAAGCCTGGCTGGGAAATGACCGCCCcgtgctggagctggaagggcgTTTCTGTTGGCGTGGAAAGCAGGTGAAttggaaggagaggagaggcgatTCAGCCTCTTTGGCTCTGGAAAGCGGTCTCACAAAGGTCTTTCCAAAGCCTGCTCTGTCCGGAGAGTTGTGAGGgacaaaacacagcaacagattttagagagaaaagaaaaaataaaagagagagaaaaaaaaaaaaatggaaaagaagtgCCCAGCTTTCTCTGACAAATCTAACGGTcgcttttctgtttgttttgtcaATGCTCACGCCTGATGGAGACAAGCAGACATCCTCGGGAAGAGCTCAGATAAATGGTGTGCCTGCTTCACCGGGCGACGTGATACTCCCTCCCCTCTTACAGCTTTCGGGGCACTTTTGAGCACCACTCCCGCTCCTCACTCTCAGAAGCGCCTTCTTAGAGGGCTCTCGGTCTCCCCTGCCCCAGTCGGCAGAGGTGCGGAGCGCTCCCTCCGGTGCGGAGCGCTCCAGACTGGGGATGGTGTTTTTCGCCAGGGAAGATGCGAGCCCGGGAGGCGGGAGCTGAGCCCCGCTCGGGCGGCGGGCAGCACCGCTGCGGCCCTGGGCGGCCCCGCACACGGACGCGGGGCTGGCGGTGGCCCAGGGGCGTTCTGCCAGCCCGTTGTCAAGGCGGGTTAGGGGATCGGGGCCCCGGCTGGGGGGCGATTTCTGTGTCCCCCCCGCTCTCAGCCTCCCACGTGGGGGTCGGCACAGTCCCGGCGGGGCTGAGCGGGATTTGCACGGGAGCCTGCCTCGGGAGGAGAGAGGCGAGAACGGGCCGGGGGGGCTGGAAACTTTCTTTCGCTTGGCGAGGAAGAAGAGGAGCTAGGCGAGCAGGAAGGCTGGCCCATTGTCCACAGAGGGTGCATTTTTGTCAGGCTGGCGTTGGTTGCTATagtgaggagggaaggggagagagagaggagggagagggaaagaaaaaaatacccgACCCTAAACCAAACAGAGGAGCACAGTTCGCCTCCTTTCGCTCACCCGGCTCCAGCCGGTAGAGCTCCTCGCTCCCAACCAAAATAAGAGCGGGCTGCGGGCCGACCCGGGCTCCCGGTGGGGCGAGCCGCctccccggccccggccccggccccgcggggcagccgccccgccccgccccgtgCCCGCAGCCGCGCACCCTCcgctgcccggcccggcggggTCCGAGCGCTGCGGGCTGAGCACAGAAACCTCCC is from Serinus canaria isolate serCan28SL12 chromosome 3, serCan2020, whole genome shotgun sequence and encodes:
- the POU3F2 gene encoding LOW QUALITY PROTEIN: POU domain, class 3, transcription factor 2 (The sequence of the model RefSeq protein was modified relative to this genomic sequence to represent the inferred CDS: deleted 1 base in 1 codon); this translates as MATAASNHYSLLASGSPMVHAEPPGGMQPGGGYRDAGALVQADYALQSNGHPLSHAHQWIAALSHGGPGGGGGGGGGGGGGGGGGGEAPWSAGALGQPDIKPAVVQAGGRGDELPPPPQHPPPGRAPHLVHHEVSVKGALESHFLKCPKPSAQEITSLADSLQLEKEVVRVWFCNRRQKEKRMTPPGGTLPGAEDVYGASRDTPPHHGVQTPVQ